From the Micromonospora echinofusca genome, the window GCTGCCGGACCTCCAGCCGTGCGTCACGCCCGACGAGGTGCCGTGGCTGACGGCGTCGCGTACGGCGGCCGGCACCGGCGCCGGCAGATCCAGCGAGGTGACCATCTCGATGGACAGCACCGGGCTGGCCGCCGGCACGTACCGGGCCCAGCTCTGCGTGACCAGCGACGACCCCACCACCCCCCTGGTGACGCTGCCGGTGACGCTCGAGGTCACCGACCAGACCTGCACCCAGGTGGTCAGTGGCGAGCGCCGTGGGCCGCTGCTGGTCGGCGCCGGGGTGGCCTGCCTCGCGCCCGGCGCCGCGGTCTCCGGACCGGTGAGCGTCGGCAGGGGCGCGGGGCTGTTCGCGCTCGACGCCAGCGTCGTCGGGCCGGTGACCGCCACCGGGGCCTCGGTGGTGGAGCTGACGCGCAGCCGGATCGAGGGCCCGCTCTCGGTCACCGGCGTCACCGGCCGGGTCCTGATCGCCGGGACGCGGGTGACCGGCCCGGTCGGCGTGGTCGACAGCCGCACCGGCGACACACCGGTCGTGCTCTCCGGCAACCGGATCGACGGGCCGCTGCGGTGCGTGGGCAACCAGCCGCCGCCGGTGGACGGCGGGGTGCCCAACACGGTCGGCGGCCCCGCCGCCGGCCAGTGCCGAGGGTGGTGAGCCGGCCGCCCCGCCCGGCTCGTCGCTGACGTGGCCACCCCCGCCGGTGCGCTCGCCCCCCGCGACCGCACCGGCGGGCCGCCGCTCCTCGGGCGGCCGGGATGGGTGCGTGCGGTGAGTACGCGGGCTCACGTCCCGGAGCCCCGACTCCGCCAGGCTGTACGCCATGACCCCGTCGACATCCGCCGCCCGCCCCCGGTACGCCCTGGTGCTCCTGACGGCGCTCTGGGTGGTGGCCTGCCTGGCGTTGCTGTGGTGGTTGTTCACCATCGGCATGGAGGGATGGGCCGACCACCACTCGAACGGTGACGCGCGGGCGGCGGAGATCGGGCGTCGCTCCGCCCGGGCACTGCTGCTCCTGACGGTGGTGGCGGCGGGCGGAGCGGCCGTCATCGCGCTGGTGGCGTTCGGCTGCCGGTACCGCCGCACCGCACTGGTCTACGCGTTCCTGGCCGTCGTGATCACGGCGGCGCTGACGCCGGCGGTGGCGGACGCGGCGCGCTCGCTGAGGCCGCCGGCCGCGCCCGTCCCGGCGCCGACGACCTGCCAGGAGCACAGCGGCGGCGACAGCCGCTGCCCGGGCGGCTGAGCGCTCCGGGTGGGCGGGCCCGCCGCGCGCCCGATCGGGGCCGGGCAGTCGACAGATCGGCATGTGGCTATGTATCGTCACTGCCTCGACCGGCGCACCCCGACCAGCAGGGAGCACGTGATGGACCAGCTCGACCCGCCCGCCTGCTGTGGCGACGGCCCGCCGGTCACCGGCATCGACCGCCGGGCGGTGCTGCTCGGCGCCGCCCTCGGCGCGGGCGCCCTGGCCGGGCTGGCCGTCCCCGGCCGCGCGTACGCCGCGCCCGCCATCTACAACCCCTTCTCCGGCTACCCCGTCACCGGCACCTGGCAGGACCACCTGAACCGGGGCTCGCTCGGCGGCGTCGACTTCGGCATGCCGGTCGGCACCCGCCTGCCCGCCTGCGGCGCGGGCACCGTGCAGAACATCCCGTACAACGGCACGGGTGGGCACACCGTCACCATCCAGCACGCGGACGGGTACCGCAGCCAGTACATGCACCTGTCGCAGTTCCTGCTCGGCAACGGCGCGGCCGTGTCCAGCGGCACCGTCGTCGGTCTCTCCGGCGGCGCGGCCGGCGCGCCCGGCTCGGGATCCTCCACCGGGCCGCACGTCCACTGGCACATGATCAATCCGGCCGGCGTACGCATCAACCCGCTGGCCTACATCGGGCAGAACCCCGTGCCCGGGCGGCTGCCCAAGACCTCCACCGAGTACGACGGCATTCCCGGCACCATCTGCTACCAGCGCATGCAGAACTGGCTGCGGCTCACCGCCGGATACGTCGGCCCGATCGACGGCGTGCCGGGGCCGAACACGTACGCCGCCCTCCAGCGGGCCATGCGGGCCTACGGCTACACCGGACCGATCGACGGCCAGCCCGGCCCGAACACCTGGCGCGCCGTGCAGCGCCTGGCCTCCGGCCACGGCTACACCGGCCCGATCGACGGGGTGATGGGCCCCAACTCGTGGCGCGGCTTCGCCCGCTTCCTCAACCAGGACAGGTGGGACTGAGCGCCCGTCGGGCGCACAGGACCGCCGACGAGGGCCGCCCCCCGATGCTGCGGAGGACGGCCCTCGTCGACGTACGAACGCGTCAGGCGACCGAGGCGGGGAACCTCTCCCACACCCGGTGGGCGGCCAGCAGCCGCTGCACGGCGGCGAAGACCTCGGCCCCCGAGCCACCCGCGACGACGCCCGGCGTGCCGGCGACCCCGGCCTGGCTCAGCACGTCGACGCCGGCGCCCCACGCGCCGATCGCCTTCGCGTGCCGCCAGCACTCGTCGACCAGCAGCAGCACCCGCGGATCCACGGTGGCGGAGTCGGCCGCGCCCGCCTTGGCGTCGCGTGCCGGCGACGCGTCCGGTGCGGGCGCCGGCGCCCCGGCAAGCAGGAGCACGTCGAACTCGACCGAGCGGCCGGTGGCGAAGGTGCGCTGCACGGGCAGGTCGCCCACGCGGCCGCCGTGCGGGGCGATGAGGAGCGGCACCATGTCGGCGGCGAATACCGCCCGGCGTACCTCGTCGACGTCGTCGAGCCCGGCGCGGGGGTCGACGACGATCCCCACCGTGCGACCGTCGGCCGGCCACTGCCTGCCGACCTGCGACAGCGCGGGGCTGGGCGCGGCGTCGGCGAGCGGCACGGTCGGCTCCGGCGCGGGCAGGCCCAGCCCGGTGGCGACCTCCGCGCACAGCACCGGGTCGATGTTGGCGAGGCACTGGAGCTGGCGCTCCCGGATCGCCTGGTGGTAGCACTTGCCCAGCTCGAAGGTGTAGGCGCGGACGATGTGCTCCTTCTCGACCGGCGACATGCTCAGCCAGAACAGGCGGACCTGGCTGTAGTGGTCGTCGAACGAGACCGGGTTGGCGCGCACCTTGGGCGCCTGCGTCACCTGCACCGGCACGTCGACGAACGCGCCGTCGGTGTCCCCGGCGGGGAAGGGGTTGCCGCCGTCGAGCGAGTTCGGCCGGTACGGCGCGACCCCGGCGTGCACGGCCTGCTGGTGGAAGCCGTCGCGCAGCATGTCGTTGACCGGGGCGTGCGGGCGGTTGATCGGGATCTGCGAGAAGTTCGGCCCGCCCAGTCGGGTGAGCTGCGTGTCGACG encodes:
- a CDS encoding peptidoglycan DD-metalloendopeptidase family protein gives rise to the protein MYRHCLDRRTPTSREHVMDQLDPPACCGDGPPVTGIDRRAVLLGAALGAGALAGLAVPGRAYAAPAIYNPFSGYPVTGTWQDHLNRGSLGGVDFGMPVGTRLPACGAGTVQNIPYNGTGGHTVTIQHADGYRSQYMHLSQFLLGNGAAVSSGTVVGLSGGAAGAPGSGSSTGPHVHWHMINPAGVRINPLAYIGQNPVPGRLPKTSTEYDGIPGTICYQRMQNWLRLTAGYVGPIDGVPGPNTYAALQRAMRAYGYTGPIDGQPGPNTWRAVQRLASGHGYTGPIDGVMGPNSWRGFARFLNQDRWD
- a CDS encoding DUF6234 family protein, giving the protein MTPSTSAARPRYALVLLTALWVVACLALLWWLFTIGMEGWADHHSNGDARAAEIGRRSARALLLLTVVAAGGAAVIALVAFGCRYRRTALVYAFLAVVITAALTPAVADAARSLRPPAAPVPAPTTCQEHSGGDSRCPGG